CGGTTGGCACCATGCACCCCCGTACTAGCCGTCTCCCCCACCGCGTACAGCCCTGGAATCGAGCTGCGACTCGCCAGATCCGTCACCACCCCGCCCATCCAGTAGTGGGCCGCTGGCGCCACCGGAATCGGCTCCCGCAAAGGATCTACTCCCCACTGGCGACACACCTGAAGAATATTGGGGAAGCGGCGACAGATGGTCTCTTCGGGGATCGCCTGGAGATCGAGCCAGACCGTCGCCGTCGCAGGGTCCGCAGCAGTCCGCTGCAAATGGCGAAAAATCGCCCGGCTCACCACGTCCCGGGGGGCCAATTCTCCCGCCGGATCGTAGTCGAAGGCAAACCGATGGCCCTGGTGATCGATCAGGTGGGCGCCCTCACCCCGCACCGCCTCACTGATCAAAAAGTGCGGAGCGCCTGGCTTGGTCAGGGACGTGGGGTGAAACTGCATAAACTCAAGGTCGCGCAGGAGCGCTCCTGCCCGCCAGGCAATGGCCACGCCATCGCCGGTGCTAATGGCCGGGTTGGTTGTCTGGGCGTAGACTTGGCCGCCGCCGCCTGTCGACAAAATCACCGCCCCCGCCGGCAGCCAGTGAATGGCGCCCCCATAAAACAGCACAATGCCCTGGCAGCGCGATCGCGTCGGGTCGAGCCACAGGTCCAGCACAAAGGCCTGGGACAGCACCACAATGTTGTCGCGCTCGAGGACCCGCTCCGCCAGAATGCTGACCACCGCTCGGCCCGTGGTGTCCGCCGCGTGGAGTACCCGCCGCCGGGAGTGCGCCGCCTCCAAAGTCAGCGACAGCGACGATCCATGGCGATCGAACGCAACCCCGAGGGCCTGCAAATTTTCGATACAGCTTGGCGCCTGAGTCGCCAAAAACTCCACCGCCGCGCGATCGCACAGCCCCGCCCCCGCTCGCAGCGTATCCTCCACGTGGAGCATCGGCGAATCCTGGGGGTCCATCGCCGCCGCAATTCCTCCCTGGGCCCAGTCACTCGCTGACAGCGACACCTGATCTTTGGTGATCAGGCACACCTGCAGATGGGCCGGCAAGCAGAGGGCTGCGTACAGTCCCGCCGCACCGGAGCCAACAACAACAACATCAAACCGATTGAGAGTAGCGGGGTCCGAAAGATTCAGGGCAGGCGCTTGCAACGGTGAGTCCTAATAAGCGATAAAAAAACTGCTCTTCATACAGCAGGTCGTTCATCAGCGAACTGAGAACTAAACTTACTGTACAAAGAGCTTTCGTGATCCGACAGATTTGAATGGTTTAAGTTTGGACTGCTTGTGGTGATGAAGCCTGAGCTTTACCAAACGCCAAATTCAAGTTTCGATTGTCGGTGGTTGTTTACTTGTAGTTGCCGTTGTTGAAGCGATCGCCACCTTCGTTGAACGCGTTTTCCGGCGTCGTCACCGCAAAATTATCCAAGTTGGCTTTCAGGACTTCCTTTTGACGATCCGTCAAACCTTCAATCTCAAAAATGTCCTCTACGCTTTCGTAGGGAGCATTCGTAATCAGAATCCGAGCCAGGGTCGGATAGAGACCCCGATAATCGCGGAAAGCCTGAATGTTGGAGTTGTTGAGATCAATTTTTTGACCAAAGGCTGTTTGCAGCTTGTCATCCACCGTATTTCGGCGGCTGGCCTCTGCGGCCATCAGGACCGGCATCGGACGCAGCACCGAGCCGCTTAGCGTTGCTGCCATGGCTTGTTGAGCGTTGCCCAGCCATCCCCAGCATCCAACGACCAACGCTACGATCGTCAGCACGGGAACCAGACGTTTCATCGTATGCATACCTCCCACTCAGGCAAAATGAATTCCTGTATACACAGCATTAAGTGCAGCGGCACAAACTACCTGGCTCCGTTGGAGAGCAATCTCCGGCGAACGCAAGGCAGCGACAGCTAGAGGCCTGTACAAGCACCGCAAACTGGCTACAGTCTAGGGTAGCTCACAGACGTACTCTGGGAAAGCATCCAGCTGAATCGGCCTCAGAAGAGAATTCTAGCGGCGCTCGGGATTGGGTTCTGGGGGCAGGGCTGCCAAAAATTTGCCCAGGGCTTCAAAGGAGCAGGCATAGGTCAGGGTGGGTTTGTCGTAGCCCTTGAGATCGACGCGGTACTCTTTGAAAACGGTTTGGTCAGGCCCCATGAGCTTGGCGGCGTACTCGTAGGTGGTCTCGCCGATGGCGACGTCTAGCTGGATTTCTTTGGTGGCGGACTCTAGGCGAAAGGCGGCGTTGACGGTGTCTCCGAGAGCCGTGTAGTCGGGGCGATCGCCGCTGCCCGTGTTGCCAACCATCGCAAAACCCGTGTTGATCCCTGCCCCGATACGCAGCGGAAAGGGCAAGGGGTACTGATTTGCCAGCTCTGTGGTGATGTCGTGGAGCGCCTTGAGGGCGCGAAAAATTCGCAGCGCTTCTCCCTGGTTGACGCCCTGGGCTCCATGGATCCACACAGCCATCACCGCGTCGCCGATGTACTTGTCAACCCAGCTACCGTGGTCTCGAATGATATTGCCGGCATGGCGAAACCAGGTGCCAATCAGCTCCGAAAGGACCTTTTCGTCCATCTGCCGCGTGAGCACCGTGAAGTTGCGAATGTCAATAACGAGCACCGAGATCAGGCGGCGAACATGGAGCGTTGCCGTAGCGGTGAACTCCTGGGAGTCCGAGTCCATGCCCGGATCGGTGTCGTGGAGATTGGGGACCGGGCAGTAAAAGTCAAGCTCGGTCTGGCCAAAGGTCAAGTGATCCCCATTTTGTAGCGTGACAGGGATGCTAACCCGGCGACCGTTGATGAAGGAACCGTTGCGGCTGCCGAGGTCGATCAAATAAAACTCTCCGGTTTCCATGCACTGCAGCATCGCATGGTTGCGCGAAATCCACCGATCTGGCAAGACAACGTTGTTATCTTCACTACGCCCAATCGTCCAACAGTTACTGCCGGCTAGAGGCACATAGCGATCGCCAGATGCAGTGCGCAGAATTAAATGCGGAGTGGGTTGAAAAGTCACTACAGCGGCAGAAACGACGGGAATATTTTTCTATGATGCATCCTGACACATCTACACAAAGGTAGTGTTAAGTTTTCCGGAATCTGCTGATAAATCTTCTTTTTCAGAAGAAATTTTTAGCCACGATCGCCGGTGGAAGCGTCAGGATATCATGGGCCGCCGAGCAGAGCTTTGGGCACCAGCACTAGGCGGAGGAGGCAACCAGCCAAAATAAACCATCCACCAGGATGGTACCCAAAATTGTGCCGCTGAATACCAGCCAGTGGGGCTGGTCTGACTTGAGGGGAACCAAACCCAAAATGAGTAACAAAGATGCCAAGGCCAAAGCCCAGCCAGCCCCCCAAGGGGTTCTCATGTGGGCGATCGCGTCTTGAAACACCGAAATCGCCAGCTCCGGCTCCACGTGCATGAGGCGACGCCAATGGGGCAGCAGATGGGTGACGTAGAAATAGGAATCGGTGATAGCGGTGCCCAGCAAAGACCCCAAGTAGAAACAGTTTCCTACAAGCCCTCGCCCGCGAAACAGTCCCCAGAGGGCCAGGGGCAAAATGAGCGCCTCGACCGGCAAGTGCAAAAGCGGCTCCCAGCGCAGCCAGCCCCAGTAGAGTGACCCCGTCAGCCAGCTCCAGGTGAAGCCCAGCAGCAGATCGCCCCAGAAACGGCTGTGGGTCCGAGACATCAAAACGAGGCCTAGCCCCAGCCAGCCCACGGTGACTGCCAGACTCAGCCAAGGCAGCAAACGAACCAAAGGCGCCTGCACAAAGACCGGCACTGAAACCAAAAAGATCGCAGCGATAACCGGGACGCTGCGCTGTCGCACCCCTGTCCACCACCGGGAAACCGTGGTGAGAGCGGCGGGGGGCGAGTTGCTAGACGGTGAGTAGAACGTCAAAGTACGGTTAACAATTATTTACTTATTTTTCATCAAGATAACATAGCCTTATCCCCCCTGGGGGGATGAGCTTATTGTAGCGATTTTTCTTCTAGACGCCGACTGTTTTGGGAAAGAAGGACCAAAGTCGAGGACAACGGCGGCAGGCTTTCAGGTTGTGATCGGGTTAAGGAAAATTGTTACAAGACCGATTACTGTATAGCAGAGACAGTTTTGTGGCTTTCCGCCGGTTTTTCTAAGGGGTTTCAGGTTTTCACGTTTGTCTGCCATGGCACCGCGAGTCGTTTTGTGCGTCTGCACGAGTGTCCTGGATTTGAGCTAGCCGGCTTTATTGCACCAGAGCGCTGTTTACACCCATCATCAGAACCCTATGCTTGACTTTTTCAGTTCCTGGACCCCTGACTTACTCGGTTTTTGGCCTGTTTTGCATACCCCCGGGGGAGGATGGCTGGCGATCGCCGATCCCGCAGAGGGAGCCGCAGCGATCGGCTCTCCGGCCGTGACCATTTTTCAGGCAATCATTTTGGGCATCGTGCAGGGGCTAACGGAGTTCTTGCCGATCAGCAGCACTGCTCACCTCAAGGTGGTGCCGGTGATGCTGGGCTGGGGAGATCCGGGGGTTGCTTTTACAGCGGTCATTCAGCTTGGCAGCATCGGGGCTGTGCTGTGGTACTTCTGGCAGGACCTGACCCAGCTGGTGAAGGGGACGGCGACGGCGATCGCCGCGCGGGACTATGAGGCCCAGGAGTTTCGCCTCAGCTTGGGTATCCTCATCGGCTCTCTGCCCATCATTTTTTTGGGGCTGTGCGTCAAATTCTTGGTTGCTGAGTTTTATGACACGGTGCTGCGCAGTACGCTGGCGATCGCGATCGTGTCCATTGTGATGGCCCTCTTGCTGGGTCTGGCAGAGCGCCTCAGCCACCACAAGCGCAGTTTTAATGACCTGACGACGCAGGACGGCATTTTGATGGGCCTGGCTCAGGCCATGGCGCTGATACCGGGGGTCTCTCGCTCTGGCTCGACCCTGACGGCGGGTCTCTTTTTGGGACTCGATCGCGCCACTGCGGCCCGCTTTTCTTTCTTGCTTGGCATTCCGGCGATTACCATTGCAGGCTTGACGGAGTTGCCGGGGCTGCTGACCACTGATCTTAGCCAGGGCGGCCTTCTTCCCCTGATTGCCGGGGTTTTGTCGGCGGCTTTCTTTTCCTACGCTTCGATCGCGTGGCTACTGCGCTATCTACAAACCCAAAATGCCTGGGTTTTCGTGTGGTATCGGCTCGGGTTTGGCGCTTTCTTGCTGGCGGCGATCGCCGGTAAAGCCCTTCCCCTTTGAGCCGCCCTGCTAATTTGACGTTTGCTTGAATCTTTTTAATTGAGTCTTTTCGGATTCAATTAAAAAGATTCGCATCGACCCCTTTCACGGACGCCGGCCCCACGCGCAGATGCCACAATGGCTATGGACCTTTGGGTGCGTGCCCAGGTTCGGCTGTCCTTTTTCGTCGGTGCTTCCCGCGACCGCTATGAGCGAGCTTTCGATTCAACCCGCCCGTATTACCGGAGTCTTGCCAGGGTCTATTGCCGAGGAAATTGGCTTTGAAGCGGGCGATCGCCTGGTCAGCATCAACGACCAGCGGCCCCGCGACCTGATCGACTACCAGTTTCTCTGCGCCGACGAGTTTCTCACCCTCGAAGTCCTCGACGCCCAGGGCAAAACCCACACCGTCGAAATTGAAAAAGACTACGACGAAGACCTCGGGCTCGAATTCGAAACCGCCCTTTTTGACGGCCTGATTCAGTGCACCAACCGCTGCCCCTTCTGCTTCATCGACCAGCAGCCGCCGGGCAAGCGCGAAACGCTTTACTTGCGCGACGATGACTACCGGCTGAGCTTCTTGTATGGCAGCTATCTGACCCTGACCAATCTAACCGCGCGCGAATGGCAGCGCATCGAGCAGATGCGCCTGTCGCCGCTGTACGTCTCGGTCCATGCCACGGAGCCTGAGGTGCGCACCCGCCTGCTCAAAAATCCTCGCGCAGGCCAGATTTTGGATCAGCTTCAGTGGTTTCAGGAGCGGGACTTGCAGATCCATGCGCAAGTCGTGGTTTGTCCCGGCATCAATGACGGCGAGCACCTAGACCGCACCCTGCGGGATCTTGCCAGCTTTCATCAGGGCGAGATGCCAGCTGTTGCTTCGGTGGCCGTGGTCCCCGTGGGGCTGACGCGCTTTCGGCCCGAGGAAGACGAGCTGATTCCGGTGACACCAGCCAAGGCCCAGGAGGTCATTGACCAAGTCCAGGCCCTCCAGCAAGAGCTGAAGCAGAAAAACGGCACCCACGTGGTTTGGCTGGCCGATGAATGGTTTTTGATTGCAGGACGAGACTTGCCCCTAGAGTCTCACTATGAGGACTATCCGCAGATTGACAATGGGGTTGGCTCGATTCGTCAGTTTTTGCGACAGTTTGAGGAGGCGGCGCAGGATTTACCCGCGGCGATCGCCCCACCACGCCGCTGGACTTGGGTGGTTGGCAATGCAGTCGAGCGCGCCTTCGAGCCCATCGTGCAGCGCCTAAACCAAATCGAGGGTCTGCAATTTCAGATGGTGGCGCTCAACAGTCACTACTGGGGTCAAAGCATTACGGTAACAGGACTGTTGACCGGGCAAGATTTGGCCGCAGGCCTACAGCAACGGGACCTGGGCGACGGGGTCTTGCTGCCCTCGCTGATGCTCAAGCATGGCGACCAGCGATTCCTAGATGACATGACCGTTGGCGAACTCGCAGCCCAGCTCCAAGCCCCGGTTTTGCCAGTAAGCGGCATTGAGGGACTAATTGATGCCTGCCTCAAGCCGCTGTCTAGCGCAACAACGGAGTCTTCTGTCGTCATGTCCTAGTCCAAAGATCCGCTATGCCTGTTTACGGGCAGCCGAGAGGCGAACGACGGTAAGGGACTGGGAGGGACGATTGCGCTCTCGGGAGGGGTCAATGCGCACCACCGTATAGGTCTTGGCCGTGGAGTCCTCGAAAGTGTCTCCGATACTCAAGGTGCGGTTGCTGTTCATCGTCCCCAAAAAGCGACGGTGGAGATCCATGAGTAAATATTCCATAGAAGCCTTATCTCTCAAGATTGAACGTTCGTTTTCAGGCCGAGGCGGGCTTCTCAGCGATTTGAGGAGCACCAGGGAACCACTGAACGCTCCGGTCTCCTTAAGACCAATGCGTTTCAGACTGCCTGGCTGAGGGAGCACAAACTGCCACACACCGGCATTTTCCTGATTCATCTGCGCCTTGGTTCAAAAGACTCAGCTTGCAGATGAGCAGGAAGGCCGGCGTCGATCACGACACGAATGGCCGTGATGCTGTGCCTAGCTCTCAGAATGCATTTTGAAGCGGTATTTCAAGCCTGATGTGGTTTGGGGAGAGAGGGGCTTGTCAACGATTGCTCGGATCGCTGTGCTAATGCTTCTGATGGCACGCCAGCCTCAACAAAGCCATCCCTCGTGACTTACAACAAGATTCAACTTAGCTCAAAAGCGTTGAAAAGCATCTGTCCCCAGATACCTTTACCTTATATCACCCAAAATTTCTTAGCAGGCAAAGGTTGCGAAATTCAAAGGATATCTTGCGAATCTTGAGCAAGCTGTAATCTTTCATCATCTTGGCGATCGCAGCAGGGAGCGTCAGAACCTACAGTTTTGGGAGCCTGTCTGGCGAAGAAGCGAAATTCTGGGGTCTAATCCGATCAGGGGAAGCTATTGCGTCTGCAAGCTTGGTAAGCTGTTGCCCGATTTCCCATGAAGCTCTCGATGGCAGCAGGCGATCGCGCGCCGGTAGATGGGTGCTCTCTAGCGAGGAAGCGCCACCTTTTTGGCGATCACCTCGCAAAGCACTCAGAGCCGCCCAAGGCTATTTCCTGATTTGCCAAGCCTCTGGACAAACAGTATTCTGCTTACAGCAATTTTTGCGGTTCTGTAACATTGAATGTTTTTTGTCATGTTCATGGGCAGAAAACCTCGAACATTTAACCGGAATTTGCCCCCGCGAAGATTGCGAGATGGCGGCTTGCTTGCCCCGAGCATTTCTGGGACCCCTAAACCTTCTGAACTCTCACCAGACTGAACCAATCACCTATGCGAACCTTTCGTCACCTGATGACTGTGGGGATGGGCGCAGCGATCGCCCTCAGTACGGTTAAGCCAGGCGCCTCTCAGGAGATTTTGCCACCGGCCCAACGCCAGAACCCTTCGCCCCCCCAAAGCGAGGTTCAGCCTGAGACTGCCAAAACATCGACGCCGGCAGCCAGCTCGACGAATCGTTCTGCTAAGCCTGCGATCGCCCAAACCGCCGAACCCGAAAATTCGCAGGACCTGCCGCCCCTCGCCCCCAACCCAGAGACACCCGGCCGCACGCCGCCCGCGCAAACCCCTCCCACGCCAGCGGATGATGCACCGGTTCCCAGTACTCCACCTCCGGCCGTACCCGAGGGCACCACAGACAGCACGCCCCCCGAGCAGCCGCAAACGCCACCACCCACCGCCCAGCCCAGTGCGCCTCAGGCCGGCCCCAGCTATCCCGAAGCCCTCGAGGCCAACCCCAATCCGCTCCAGTTCCCGACCGAAGCAGATGAAGTCCGCATCGTCGGGACCCAACCTATTACCCTCGAAGAAGCCCTCGAGCTGTCTCGGCGCAACAATCGCCCCTTGCAGGCAGCGCGCCTAGAGCTCGAGCGATCGCGCGCCGTCGTGGAGGAAGCAAAGGCCGCCGAGAAACCCAACGTCAACCTGCAAGCAGGGCTCACCAACCAAGAATCGGCCAGCCCCAATCGCGGCTTTGACGCCAGCGGCGGCGCCCAGACATCCCTCAGCAGCGGCGTCGAGCTCAGCTACGACGTCTACACCTCCGGCCGCCGCGCCGCCACCATTCGGGCCAGCGAGCGCCAGCTGCGCCGCCAAGAGCTCGAAGTAGAGCGCATCGAGGAGCAGCTGCGCTTTGACGTCACAGACGCCTACTACGACTTGCAGGAAGCCGATGAGCAGGTGCGCATCGCCGAATCAGCCGTGCGTAACGCTGAGCGGACGCTAGATGATGCTCGGCTTTTGGAGCGGGCGGGCGTCCGGACGCGCTTTGATGTGCTCCAGGCCCAGGTGCAGCTCGCGAACGAGCAGCAAAACCTGACCCAGGCCCGCAGCCGCCAGCGCATCTCTCGCCGCACGCTGGCTCAGATTCTCAGCTTGCCTCAGCAGGTCAATATCGCCGCCCAAGACCCGGTGCAGATCGCCGGTCTGTGGGAAATTTCCCTCGAAGAGAGCATCATTCAGGCTTACAAAAACCGGGCAGAGCTCGAGCAGCGCCTGGTCGATCGGGAAGTGAACGACGCCCAGCGGGAGGCAGCCCTGGCCGCCGTGCGCCCCCAGGTGAGCGTGTTCGCCCGCTACAACGTGCTGGACATCTTTGATGATGGGGCCGGGATCGACGACGGCTACGCTCTGGGCGCTCAGCTCAACTGGAACCTCTACGATGGCGGCGCTTCGCGCGCTCGGGCGCGTCAGCAAGAGATCGGTAAGGAAATTGCGGAGCTCGATTTTGCCGATCAGCGCAATCAAGTGCGCCTGCAAGTCGAGCAGTCCTATTTTGATTTGCAGTCCAACTTTGAAAATATCCAGACCGCTTCGGTAGCCCTAGAGCAGGCGCGGGAGTCTCTGCGCCTCGCGCGTTTGCGGTTCCAGGCCGGGGTCGGCACCCAGACTGAGGTGATCGACGCGGAAACGGAGCTGACGCGGGCCGAAGGAAACCGGGTTCAGGCTATCTTGGGCTACAACCGAGCTCTGGCGTCGCTCCAGCGATCGATTAGCAATTTGCCGCCCGAAATTTCGCAGGTGGGTCTGGGAGCAGGGACTCCTGGTAGCTCGCTGCGCTGAGGCCTAGCCCAGGCTGCTAGACGTCTTTGCTTAGGCGGCTTCATCGACAATCGAGCAGTAATCAAGCAGTACAAAAGGGGGGACGATCGTCCCCCCTTTTTTGCAATTGGGCTGTTTTAAGAAGACACGTTGGGGGATTCGTCAGGCGATCGCGCAGTTTGGGCAAACACTTGCTCGGAGTTCATCAGGCGATCGAGCACTTGGTCCGCGTCGATCAATCGCTTGAGCACAACCTGGCCAATGGTGCTGTGAGGGGGAATCTGCGCAGACGCCGTGGGAGTCACTTCTACCATGATCACTGCGTCTTCTACCGAGTAGAGCCAGAGGCGATCGCCATTATCGACAATCCCCAGCGTCAGCTGCTGAATATCTGGCTTGCGACGCCAGGCGATCTCATTCCACAAACCACCAAACTCCCACACCCGCCCGATTGTCCAGCCTTCTGAGAGGAAAAAGTACTTCACAAGTCTTTGAGTGAATAGGGCTTGCTGGCATTATGCCTTGAAGCTGCCCGAATCCAAGCATTTTCCCTGGAGAGAATTCAGGGTTGCCTGGAAGTCTAAGCCTCTCTGGGAGAGACTTTGGAGGATTAGGCGCCTTGGCAGTGCTCCGGAAGTTTTGGCGAGGGCGCTGTACACTGCAAACAAGGCAGGCGTTCTGTGGTCGGTCGGGCGATCGCCCCTTTTTCAATGCAGGGCCGTCCCCAAAATCGAATGAGTGCTCTTGCGATGGGAGTAAAAAAAAGCACCCAGTGCGGAGCATTTTTTGACCAGCAACGTCCTTTAACTATTAGCCGATCGCTGCCCCGAGGCTGAGCGCGCCGACAGCGCTCCCGATCACGGGTGCAGCCCCTCGTAAGACACTTCCAGGTTGACATTCCCAACTAGAGATTCATGCGAATACTACTCAGCAGACTGATCATTGGTCTTGGGCTCGGGCTTGGGCTGAGTACAATGCCCGCCCACGGTCAGGCGATCGCTCCTCGCCAAGTCAACGCCCTTGTGGAGGCGCTGCGGCAGGCCGCTCCCCAGCCCCTCCGCAACGATGATGAGCTCTACAGCGCTTGGCAGGTTAAGGGTGACAACATCGCGCGCTGGGCCAAATTCTGTCAACAGCCCGCCATCACGCCCGCCGAATTCGATCGCAACGCCGAGAAAGCCCGCACCATCGTGAGCTGCATCGTCAAAGATGCCCTCGAGGACGAGTATGAAGCCAGCGGCAACGATGAGGCGATCGCCGTGCGGCGCGTTGCTGCCTGGTGGATGACCGGCGACCCAACCCAGTACGCCCAGGGCGACACTGCCACCTACACCCAGCAGGTTCTGCGCTTTTATCAGGGGGCTCGGCCCAGCCAAAGCGCGGCGCAGCCCGCCACTCCTCCGGCGCGCCCCGCTCAGGCTACCCCTCCAGCACGCCCCGCTCAGGCCGCCGCTCCCGCTTCCCAAGGCCGCACCCTCTACGATCGCTACATGCAGGCCGGCTACAAAGCGACCCAGGAGCGGGACTACGCCACCGCCGCCGTGTACTTCAAGCGGGCCCTCGACGAGCGGCCCCGGGACTCCTACGCGACGAGCGCCCTGCAAAACGTCGAGAAATACCAAAGCCAGCCGCCAGAAGCCGCCAGCGAAGAGTCGACTGAAGACAATGGCAGCGCTCCGTCTTTGCTAGATGGAGCCCTAGACTCAGAACCCTCTGAGCCAGCGGCCGAGCCGGACGAGCCCGCAGAAGAGCCCGCCCAGGAAAACTCCTCCTCAGCCGCACCCGCGGAAAGCTCCTCGACGAGCGATCGCGCCTTTGTCGTGCCGACCCAAAGCGATCGCAAGACCCCATAAATTCGTTGTCGTTCCTGACTTGACTCCCTGAATTAGACCTCTATGAATAAGCTCTTGACCCTCACCGTTCTGGGCTGCGTGCTGTCGGCAGCCCCCGCCGCGATCGCCGCTGAGTGGCGCGAAATCACCCGCAATGACGTCGGCGATCGCTTCATGAT
This genomic stretch from Geitlerinema sp. PCC 7407 harbors:
- a CDS encoding adenylate/guanylate cyclase domain-containing protein is translated as MTFQPTPHLILRTASGDRYVPLAGSNCWTIGRSEDNNVVLPDRWISRNHAMLQCMETGEFYLIDLGSRNGSFINGRRVSIPVTLQNGDHLTFGQTELDFYCPVPNLHDTDPGMDSDSQEFTATATLHVRRLISVLVIDIRNFTVLTRQMDEKVLSELIGTWFRHAGNIIRDHGSWVDKYIGDAVMAVWIHGAQGVNQGEALRIFRALKALHDITTELANQYPLPFPLRIGAGINTGFAMVGNTGSGDRPDYTALGDTVNAAFRLESATKEIQLDVAIGETTYEYAAKLMGPDQTVFKEYRVDLKGYDKPTLTYACSFEALGKFLAALPPEPNPERR
- a CDS encoding DUF3120 domain-containing protein translates to MVNRTLTFYSPSSNSPPAALTTVSRWWTGVRQRSVPVIAAIFLVSVPVFVQAPLVRLLPWLSLAVTVGWLGLGLVLMSRTHSRFWGDLLLGFTWSWLTGSLYWGWLRWEPLLHLPVEALILPLALWGLFRGRGLVGNCFYLGSLLGTAITDSYFYVTHLLPHWRRLMHVEPELAISVFQDAIAHMRTPWGAGWALALASLLLILGLVPLKSDQPHWLVFSGTILGTILVDGLFWLVASSA
- a CDS encoding undecaprenyl-diphosphate phosphatase; the encoded protein is MLDFFSSWTPDLLGFWPVLHTPGGGWLAIADPAEGAAAIGSPAVTIFQAIILGIVQGLTEFLPISSTAHLKVVPVMLGWGDPGVAFTAVIQLGSIGAVLWYFWQDLTQLVKGTATAIAARDYEAQEFRLSLGILIGSLPIIFLGLCVKFLVAEFYDTVLRSTLAIAIVSIVMALLLGLAERLSHHKRSFNDLTTQDGILMGLAQAMALIPGVSRSGSTLTAGLFLGLDRATAARFSFLLGIPAITIAGLTELPGLLTTDLSQGGLLPLIAGVLSAAFFSYASIAWLLRYLQTQNAWVFVWYRLGFGAFLLAAIAGKALPL
- a CDS encoding TolC family protein, with product MRTFRHLMTVGMGAAIALSTVKPGASQEILPPAQRQNPSPPQSEVQPETAKTSTPAASSTNRSAKPAIAQTAEPENSQDLPPLAPNPETPGRTPPAQTPPTPADDAPVPSTPPPAVPEGTTDSTPPEQPQTPPPTAQPSAPQAGPSYPEALEANPNPLQFPTEADEVRIVGTQPITLEEALELSRRNNRPLQAARLELERSRAVVEEAKAAEKPNVNLQAGLTNQESASPNRGFDASGGAQTSLSSGVELSYDVYTSGRRAATIRASERQLRRQELEVERIEEQLRFDVTDAYYDLQEADEQVRIAESAVRNAERTLDDARLLERAGVRTRFDVLQAQVQLANEQQNLTQARSRQRISRRTLAQILSLPQQVNIAAQDPVQIAGLWEISLEESIIQAYKNRAELEQRLVDREVNDAQREAALAAVRPQVSVFARYNVLDIFDDGAGIDDGYALGAQLNWNLYDGGASRARARQQEIGKEIAELDFADQRNQVRLQVEQSYFDLQSNFENIQTASVALEQARESLRLARLRFQAGVGTQTEVIDAETELTRAEGNRVQAILGYNRALASLQRSISNLPPEISQVGLGAGTPGSSLR
- a CDS encoding TIGR03279 family radical SAM protein, which translates into the protein MSELSIQPARITGVLPGSIAEEIGFEAGDRLVSINDQRPRDLIDYQFLCADEFLTLEVLDAQGKTHTVEIEKDYDEDLGLEFETALFDGLIQCTNRCPFCFIDQQPPGKRETLYLRDDDYRLSFLYGSYLTLTNLTAREWQRIEQMRLSPLYVSVHATEPEVRTRLLKNPRAGQILDQLQWFQERDLQIHAQVVVCPGINDGEHLDRTLRDLASFHQGEMPAVASVAVVPVGLTRFRPEEDELIPVTPAKAQEVIDQVQALQQELKQKNGTHVVWLADEWFLIAGRDLPLESHYEDYPQIDNGVGSIRQFLRQFEEAAQDLPAAIAPPRRWTWVVGNAVERAFEPIVQRLNQIEGLQFQMVALNSHYWGQSITVTGLLTGQDLAAGLQQRDLGDGVLLPSLMLKHGDQRFLDDMTVGELAAQLQAPVLPVSGIEGLIDACLKPLSSATTESSVVMS
- the psbU gene encoding photosystem II complex extrinsic protein PsbU, encoding MKRLVPVLTIVALVVGCWGWLGNAQQAMAATLSGSVLRPMPVLMAAEASRRNTVDDKLQTAFGQKIDLNNSNIQAFRDYRGLYPTLARILITNAPYESVEDIFEIEGLTDRQKEVLKANLDNFAVTTPENAFNEGGDRFNNGNYK
- the nadB gene encoding L-aspartate oxidase codes for the protein MQAPALNLSDPATLNRFDVVVVGSGAAGLYAALCLPAHLQVCLITKDQVSLSASDWAQGGIAAAMDPQDSPMLHVEDTLRAGAGLCDRAAVEFLATQAPSCIENLQALGVAFDRHGSSLSLTLEAAHSRRRVLHAADTTGRAVVSILAERVLERDNIVVLSQAFVLDLWLDPTRSRCQGIVLFYGGAIHWLPAGAVILSTGGGGQVYAQTTNPAISTGDGVAIAWRAGALLRDLEFMQFHPTSLTKPGAPHFLISEAVRGEGAHLIDHQGHRFAFDYDPAGELAPRDVVSRAIFRHLQRTAADPATATVWLDLQAIPEETICRRFPNILQVCRQWGVDPLREPIPVAPAAHYWMGGVVTDLASRSSIPGLYAVGETASTGVHGANRLASNSLLECLVFGTQLAQLEAVPKQAIAPELPTVLDPAAWDDWQAQSDQIQEVREKLPRLMWDRAGICREAEALAEAIAQVEHWQRAIAKLPITQAIQHLSPAQTVKVSFPEAGPSLRVWGETINLLTIGCLILKSAHFRTESRGGHFRLDYPTPQESWQAHTLVQGNQWQKSAIASAP